The sequence ACTGCTCCTTTTGTGGGAGACTTTTTATTCATACTTAATTTTTTACACTTCTTATTTTTGTGAATTAACTCTaagtttcctttccttttattttcttagacaAAAGCTCCACTGTTGAGTATGTAGCATTAATAGCAGAATGAAGTGGCAGGCACTGGAGCAGTGGAGGTTGCTTCAACAGCACAGATATAGTGGATTTGAAAGCTGTAACACAGAGGAGAGTgtgaaggttaaaaaaaaaaaaaacaaaaaaaacaaaccatcagAAAAGAACACGTCAGAACAACAGCAAAGTTTGTAGTTTGAGGAAATGCCAGAAAGTTGGTTAATGTAATTTGATATCTTTGTCCTAAGAACTGTCTCCCTTTAGAGCAGTTACAAATGAAGTTTCCTCCTCACTCCTATCAACTATTTCAAGCCTGCTGTGGTATGTCTGAGGAGTGGCTCGTTTCTACATTCCCGTACAACTTCAGTAGTAGATTTCTTTGAGAGAAGAATGTTAATTGGATTTTCCTACATCTCTGTAATTCAGCAGTCTATTTTTGGACATGTAGACTATTCAGTGGACAAAACCGAATAGATTTTGTTCCACCTTCTAATCCATTACCAAAGCACCAGTTAGACAAGAAGTTTGCATTCACACTGTACGCAGAATTCTTTCTTACCTCATTCAGGAGAAAACTAAGTTAAGGCAGTTTTCCAGTGATAAATTCATCAGTAAAAATTTCCAGAGATACATTTTATTCCATAAATTGCTTTGGTATTTTGGAGGTTTAATTGGCATTAATTCTGTGACCACTTTAGCATGATTCATAATTGACTTTCTAAATTGATGTGCATCAAGGAGGTGATTTTTCAGTAATGGAGCAAATTATCATTGGAATGTTAGATTTTATTAgtaatttcatatttcagtatgTGCAAACTATTAATATTTTAGATAATGTATCCTTTTTCCCCATGTTAAGCTTTATTACGAGTATCTAACATTGTAAAATTTGGATCTTCTACTCAGGTGCAGTAATGCTTGCACTGAATGCTTAGAACATACTAATATTTACCTCCTGTAAACTTGTAGGGAGAACAAGTGACCATTCTGAAGTCATTCTTGTTCATTAATGTGCTATATCAAATATGCATAGATCTCCAATACAAATTTACTTGTAGGCATTCCTGAGCTTGTTCTCATCTACAGTTATCTATACAGATTTTtgtccctatttttttttttttaggttgttTCTGTTTATGAATTAAGTTTCAGTAAGAACTGATGGAGCAGGAAacttaaaagaacatttttctgaagatgtttCTTGTAGTATGGCAAACGGCCATCAGCCTTGGTCAGTCATAGTTTTTCACGAGGCCTTAGAGGAAGCAGATGCTCTTTTTGTTGAATTATTAATGGAAAGAGTTCAGCTGCCATCTAGTGCTTGTTTATAAAATACTCGACCATCTTGCTTAGTTTCTCCTTGTTTAATGGATTTTGCAGGTGCAATTTAAAAAGCTCCATTAGAAAGCAAATATGAGGACTATAGTCCATGTATTTAATGTAGCTTATGAAACTTATTACTGCTCACAGGTTTTCATAAAGCTGCCTAACAGAGTTCCACAAATACTGTTAACTATCTAACAAAGCTCCACAAATACTGAGTTTCCTTGAGTTTTCTGTCTTCTGACATACAAGAACGAGGCTTTTGTagagtagaaaaaaatctcatattaatgtaattgtttttttaaatgctgtacATATTTAAGAAACTAAAATTAACATTTGctttaatcattttcattttcttttcctcagctaCTGGACTTAAGTTTAACTTGGAGTTTGTACATGTATTTATCCAGACTAAGAAGAGATAACAATCAGTTTCAATTGTCTACTCAGTACCTATTTTGGACTTATCCACTTGTGTGAATCCTGAGATCCTACTTGAGTTGAAACTTGCAGCCAAAATAAGTTCCTGTACTTAGCTAAGTTTGTCTTTATTCAAAGGGTCTGCACTGAAGGAAGAACAAAACACCTAAAGAGTGATAAGTGAGTCCATAGAATTCTAGAGGAACTGCTGGATGTGAGGAGACCTTATTTACACTCCTGGTTTCTCTCTCTTGGGATGCAgtgccttttgcttttttcttagtACGAGCAATAAGACCTGACCTTCTGCTTAGCCTCTGTTTTGCTTCAGTGGCTGGCAGAATGGAAGACTTTGACAGTGATAACACAGTGCACTGCAACCTAGAAAGGAGCTTTTTCAGTGAGGTTACCTCGCCATTCATATCAAGCTGAATACtgcttaatattttaaaatacatttttttaatgagccTTAGACAATTGCTGCAGTGTAGGCATCAAGCAGATTTGCTTCATTAATTAATGCTTGTTCTGGATGACTAATTCTTCTGTGAACAATACgaaatacaaataatatttttattttctgtcatatttttcttaagGTTCCACTACATCTTTCCAGAGATCTGCTGGTATTGTTAGATACAttgatgtttttaattactgttttgtttttttttttttttgtaaaacacGAGACATGTACATCTTCAACTGGCgagtttaattaattttttgatTAATAGAAACTCAGGTAGTTTTAAAGGGatcaattattttgtttaagatTTCTCattaaagaagttttttctcaaacatgatttctgcagcagctcctgactTGTTAACTTAGCTTTACTGTTGAGTAAGATGGAAGaatatttgtattaattttGTTGTGTACAAGGCAGGAAGTACACTGCTTTTCCTAATGGTGCTGAAAGCAGTTCTCTTGATAGTTACACTTGTGGCAGGTTAGCTCTTGTCACTTCTAAATATATTCTTACACAGGATCTGGCAAGGATAGTCTAAGGTCAAAATTATGTTAGTGGTTCTCTTCTGTATATGTGTTAGAGCTTTTGTGGTCTTTTTTTCACTTGGTTTCACTTGGTGTGTTTTCCCCCTCACACCTGTGTTCCGAATTACTAAGCATCTATTTATCCTCATGGAAACTTGTATATTCTATAAAAAAgttaactgttttcttctttgttcctGTTACATTGGGATTCCCATTGTCTCTAACATGATTTTCAACTCTGTGTTCTGTATTGCATACAAACATAATAGTTGTTTAAATATCTGTTGATGAAGGCAGACGCTATAACTCAAGAGTTACTGTATATGTACTTGAGTCAGGAGACATAActacaaaacagtgtttttttaatccattcGGATTTGTTCAAACGATCAGTTCCTTAAAGTTCTTTTGAAAATTCTAGAGTTGTTTGGTTCAATGTATATTGAGTTCTTTATTCAGAACTCTGTTTAATCAAATGACTAGTGTACCTCATCTTCCTCCTATTTCACAGTAAATGGCTTCCAGGTTGTATTAAAATGTTCACTGGGAAGCTTTGCAGAGATATGGAGCTTGATATCGTGCCAGGAcgcttttttttgtttgttttggatgCATTAAGTGCCGTGTTTGGACTGGCCAGAACTTCCTTGTTGAACTCAAATACTGAACGATCCTGCCTGTTAAGAACACTTACCATTTCTAAAAGAAGTACATGTGTTTATTGAAAGTTTTTCATATGATATTGAGGAGAACACACTTTGGTCCTGGTTTAaaacttctgctttcagctAATGTTTTGTAAATGCTTGTGCATAGTAATCACCTGATGCCTCTGAACAGCTACTGAATGGCATCAGCAATTGGACTTTTAGTTACAGTTCAGTCAATAAATACCATATTTACTAAGGggagaaaaaatagtaataCAGAACTCAAAAAAGAATCTTTCTCGGTAAGATCACTGTGGCTGTAACTAGTGTTGCTGTAAGAGTTACTTCAAGGTGATTTTGCAGTGTTAAATTTGacattcaaatttaaaaagttatgtatttacataaatacatacTTCATGATACGGCTATATTCTTTGCTGGTTAATTTGTCTTCTAAGTAATTATTGACCACTTTCACTTAATCTCATAATTGATCTTGTAATTCTTGAGAATTGTAATTTTGAGacattcaaaaacattttgagaCATTCACTGTGATAATTTGTGTAGGTTTGTTAGATGTTCAATAACAACTGAAATGTAGCATTGTCTTAGAACACAATTTTCAGTTAAATGTTTAGTTTATTTCCACATGATGCTGCAGTTAATCTGGACTGGCTACTGGTTAGACAGCCCTTTAACTCTCCACCTGTCAGGGTGAATTGTGGAGTACTTAAGTGGAACTTGCTCTGTGAAATTAAGGtttgtttcctattttcatGGTGTGTCCTAATAATCTATTTTGATATTTACCTACTCCCATGCAATTTCtttagttaaaataattttatgtatgGTTGGCCTTATATCTTTATCTAATATGCCCTGACTATATTGTGAAGTAAAGTGGTCTAGAATTAGgtgtggaggttggcagccctgcctgtggctcaatggttggagcttgatgatccttgaggtcccttccaacccattctatgactATGTGATTACACATAGCATTTGTGAAGTGGGGCATGTGGTAAATATTACTTTATGTTTTACAGGTAAGTGAGCAAGTAAGTGCCTTCAATTgattataaatgaaaaaaaaaagataatgttcAGAAGttgaaatgtatttcttgtattcatttcattatcatttaaaaaatgaagatactAGAAATAGAAGTGTATTTAGATACCAGTTCAATGGATCCAAAGTGGTTCATAACTCCTCTGGATCCGAGTTAATTGGCTgaatgttgtactgaggaagTTACAATCAAGAGTTAATATATGGATATATGCCTTTTGCTTGGAGGATTTCCAGAGCTGTAGGTGGTTACATTCTTTATGCACGTTTGTCTTATGAAAACTATTTCTGAATTTTACACTTAATTATTGGAGAAGCACAAGTTTACCTTCCTTGTGAATGTTAATTGTTAGATCAAGGACAAGTTCTGACAGAACACTTCTGTTCCTGTTTGCTCTTAAATTGCTCCCAGTGATGgtatctgaaaaaaatctgtattgcAGTTATGCCTCCTGTGCTTTATCTGTATAACCACAGACTGTAAAGGGGCTTGGTAAGCTTTTCCTTTAGTAGAATACATGGAGGTGATGGTGATTGACTGAAGCACGTAATTAAGTGCATTGTATTCCTAGTCATTCTGGATtatatgttgtttgtttggtgaCATGTTTTGCCATTTGTTTATATCATTTTGTCTGCTGAATAACATTTTCTGCAGGTTTTGAAAAAGTGAGGAACTACAGTTaacatgccttttttttctgtgttgttgcATATGCTGTGCTTTGTTGTATAACAAATGGTGAATGTGGTGGGAATGTGGGAAAGAGCTATACATCAttgcattgtttttaaatataacaatagcatgcagagaagcagcaaataaCTGTAAGATGAGCAGAAAAGACCTGAGTATGGACAGTTTTTGAATTTTGGGCATATAATACAGCAGTCTGAAGGTATGAGCAAAGTTCCAGTAGCTTAGGTGATAAAATGTTGTAACAAAAAcccacagatttttttaatgaacacgTATTTATGTTAGTGCTTTTATTCGAATTATTGATTTTTTGCAAATTATTGCATTCCTCAAGATTAGTGTGTAAGGTCACTAGATAAAGATGCTCAGAGAATATCTGCTATAGGAATGCAGACAACTTCTTTAATAGTAATAACCAGTTTTTAATACTAAAGAGGGGTGAATGTCTGTGATCAGAATTGGAATCTGAATTATCAGTTATCTTTACAATAATTCAGAACTATCTCTTCATAAATGTcttgaataaaaacaaagaccTTTTTACTACCTTTTCTAGCTCAGAGGatgaccttaaaaaaaaaacaaaaaacaaaaaaaagcagtggtTATTCATGTTTTTTCTACATTGAAGTTTGTTTCTACTTCGTTTGCCTTATTCCATGTAGTTGAGCACagtgattattttctgcttctcttgacagcagtgagaaaacttctccttcctttccacagttgcaaatattttggtttgttttcctaatctattttttaactttctccctcaaacttttttttttaaatcagatttttgACATTATTTAAACTAATAATTCACTAGCAGTTACTCTACTGCACACACATTCCACTCTATGGTATTTGATGTTTTCAGCTGTTGCTTTCTTGAAAGAACCTCAGCTCCTAATGTTGACTTCTTccatcagtatttttttctacaagttTTCCTTTCACTAACTGTGAAATATTAGCTGAAAAACATACTTATAGTTTGGAAAACCTAGTGTGCAAAATGGAAGTTGATGAATAGTGGAATGTTTGGGAGTTCTTGGTTGTGGTAAAAANNNNNNNNNNNNNNNNNNNNNNNNNNNNNNNNNNNNNNNNNNNNNNNNNNNNNNNNNNNNNNNNNNNNNNNNNNNNNNNNNNNNNNNNNNNNNNNNNNNNGGCCTGGAGACGGAGAACGAGGCGGCGGCCATGGCGCTGGTGCCTGGCAAAGAGGGCGGGGATGAGGAGCAGGAGGGCGGATTCACCATCGACATCAAAAGCTTTCTCAAACCCGGTGAGAAGAGCTACACGCAGCGCTGCCGCCTGTTCGTGGGCAACCTGCCCACCGACATCACCGAGGAAGATTTCAAGCGCCTCTTCGAGCGCTACGGGGAGCCCAGCGAAGTCTTCATCAACCGGGACCGCGGCTTCGGCTTCATCCGCCTGGTGAGCTTCGCGCGGGGCTCTGTGGCCCGCCCTGCGCggccccgccccgccccgctcTCCCCGCTGGGCGGCCGTGAAGCGCAGCCGCTGCCCCTGTTCCCTTTTTGTCCTTCGCTGCTCGCGCTGTTCTCCGCCCCCTCGCCCCGCACTCCCCAGCCGGAGCCGCGCTGTGAGCCCCTGGCGTTGCCCCCTCGGGGCTGTGCGGGTTTCGGGTCCCTCCCCTGGGCCCGTTGACGTGCTGCTCGCCTTGTTCCCGCTGCTCGGGCAGCGGGAGGTTTCATGCGATCTGCACCGTTCGTTAAATGCCCGtacaaagatttttctttcgTTAACTGGGAGCGTTTTATTGTGCTTTAGGAGTCTCGGTGCCGAAGCAAATTTCGGTCCGTGCGATTCTTTATGAGTATTTCCTTATgcagttaattttaaaaattgcacggatctgttttgaaatactgtTGCTCACACGTATTGAAAACTCAGAACACGTAATTCACACTTATACCGAATTGGAATATTAAATTGTCTGAATTTAATGAGATTGCATTTCTCAGGCTCATACAGTTTGACCAGTATTATTCAAATCAAGCGTTCAAAAAAGATATCATACTCAAAGCGTGTGGTactgcatttacatttttcagttcCATGTGCAGGATTAGTTTTCCCGACTGCCATGTCTAGGATGGTCTGATTTACTGAGTTCAGAGAAAAGCTTTAAAGTGCTTTGTGTGCCACCCCTACTTAGGATTTTTCTGCGTATTTTGCTggttaggctttttttttttttaaatcttttgctTGTCACAGATAAGTGTGGCATTCTGCTATCTGTTTTTTACTGTCACAGAATACTCCCAACCTGAATTAACAATTTCCTGTAGAGAGTGCAATATATTTGCATACACTATTCAGTTCTGCATGTAGTAGAGATTAGTATCTACTTTTGCACTGTATTAAGTGAGTAATATTTTTAAACCATTTATGTGGTTGGTCGAGGTGTGGAGAAAATGTCTGCCACCTTGTGAATTATTTGCTTAAATATTTGGGCTTGCAGCTATAAAATTAGTTGAGgatttctgaaatgagaaaaagacagTTGTTGAGATGGACTTGTCTCGTGGATGTGGGTGCAGAAAACCCGTAAGTGTGAGAGGAATTGATACAGCAGTAGCAATGTAATTACATCAAGAAATGAGAATTAGACATGTGGAGAGTTCATCCAATGGTAGCAACAAGCAAGTTATTTTCAAAGGATGTTTTCAtcgatttaaaaaaaaaaatcccagaaagcAATCAGAAGCACCGGCACCTTAGATCTTGTAGTGCGATTTCTGAAGATACTGTTCCTTACAGTGTGAATCTAAGCATTTCAGTAGGTAAATATAAAAAGGTGTCAAATTCTCAACTCTGCTTAAAGCCTTTACAGCACAGTACAGACATATCTATGATGATGAGAATGTTATGTCCTCTAGTGTGTAAGAAAAATGTGCATCTAAGTAACTTTTTTAGACTAAATCGTAGGAGATGAAAAGCACGTATTTGGCAGTCAGTGGATAGGAACTTTTGGAGGGCAAAAATGAGTGCTAAATGACCTTAATGAAAATGAGTTcctattaaagaaagaaaaaatgctacttttctGGGGTTTGAGGGGAGGAACAGCAGCACAAAAGCCATGTCTGTTGTCTTTGCAAATTAAACATATACAATATTTTGTATCTTGAAAAAGGAATCTAGGACACTGGCCGAAATAGCAAAAGCAGAACTTGATGGTACTATTTTGAAGAGCAGACCACTTCGAATTCGATTTGCTACGCACGGAGCTGCCCTAACGGTCAAGAATCTTTCACCTGTGGTTTCTAATGAGCTGCTGGAACAAGCATTCTCTCAGTTTGGACCAGTGGAGAGAGCTGTAGTTGTAGTAGATGATCGTGGCAGAGCTACAGGAAAAGGTTTCGTAGAGTTTGCGGCAAAACCTCCGGCACGGAAAGCTCTAGAAAGATGCAGTGATGGTGCATTCTTGCTAACAACGTAAGTTCACgggattttgtttgcatttgtgtTGAGTATGCATTTCTcatgtgaaagaaaatggcaTTCGAGGGCATTCCGTAgttcttattttcaaataatgaaaGCTGTGAGGTCAGAAATTAAAGGTGCTTTACATGAATGCCTGAAATACATTGTTCTCCACACtggagaataaaaaataaagccactCTTCTGCTTACAAGTCTTTCAGTTTTGGATTCCAGCCTGTTTAATAGGGCTTTTTTTAATGAGGCTTTGTTTTCACTGGTTGCACTCTTCCTGATTCCAGTAATGATAGCATGTAAAGATGTTCTTGGCAAAGGAATGCGCAACTGCTGATATTTCTTTAAACATAGGAAAATGTTATTTGGTTT is a genomic window of Meleagris gallopavo isolate NT-WF06-2002-E0010 breed Aviagen turkey brand Nicholas breeding stock chromosome 1, Turkey_5.1, whole genome shotgun sequence containing:
- the LOC104917600 gene encoding paraspeckle component 1, which encodes MALVPGKEGGDEEQEGGFTIDIKSFLKPGEKSYTQRCRLFVGNLPTDITEEDFKRLFERYGEPSEVFINRDRGFGFIRLESRTLAEIAKAELDGTILKSRPLRIRFATHGAALTVKNLSPVVSNELLEQAFSQFGPVERAVVVVDDRGRATGKGFVEFAAKPPARKALERCSDGAFLLTTTPRPVVVEPMEQFDDEDGLPEKLMQKTQQYHK